In Topomyia yanbarensis strain Yona2022 chromosome 2, ASM3024719v1, whole genome shotgun sequence, one DNA window encodes the following:
- the LOC131686230 gene encoding uncharacterized protein LOC131686230 produces the protein MKFLVLQDPWAVMPFTLRCLEIVGLRVTRCDYIRFLVGVFWSVAVVVFHKVYFGFRDQIDLQIRGYSELFFEWHQIGRILLFSWKSNEFDKIVQIVEKVISNVRSISNKKLHDMVIQTNQQIDRRTKIYTIYTTVAVNLFVLVPLLQTTGVYYMNRHRNETERMEFVTAMELEFLGLNFRENVIHYIIFEIFVVPVHYWTAAIFVLAGIIMYSAISCSSLIFSLVSERLSKLHELSGQALRDELSDIIKMHVDGLKSIEHLERIVTLAMLLQVIDCVLIWISMVLYIKNNLSLNAFSVLVLLIVTTAETYALCVLTTQLTYASYAVADTVYNNSSWSTLPVDVQKDLAMMLQRAQKREGVTAAKFCFMDIERFGGIARASYSMFVVLKDML, from the exons ATGAAGTTCTTAGTACTCCAAGATCCCTGGGCGGTTATGCCGTTTACGTTGCGATGCTTGGAAATCGTTGGCCTCCGCGTAACGCGGTGTGACTACATCCGCTTTCTGGTGGGTGTGTTTTGGTCGGTGGCAGTAGTAGTTTTCCATAAAGTGTACTTTGGATTTCGAGATCAGATCGATTTGCAGATTCGCGGATATTCGGAGTTGTTTTTTGAATGGCACCAAATCGGTCGGATACTGTTGTTCAGCTGGAAAAGCAACGAGTTTGATAAAATTGTACAGATCGTCGAAAAAGTTATCAGCAATG TTCGGTCAATTTCAAATAAGAAATTACACGATATGGTTATCCAAACGAATCAACAGATCGACAGACGTACCAAAATATATACTATCTATACCACCGTGGCGGTGAATTTGTTCGTTTTAGTACCATTGCTACAAACTACTGGAGTGTACTATATGAACCGCCACCGAAACGAAACCGAAAGAATGGAATTTGTGACGGCCATGGAGCTGGA ATTCTTGGGGTTGAATTTTCGTGAAAATGTCATTCATTAcatcatttttgaaatatttgttgtTCCCGTACACTACTGGACAGCGGCTATATTTGTTCTAGCTGGGATCATAATGTACAGTGCAATCAGCTGTTCATCATTGATATTCAGTTTGGTGTCAGAAAGATTGAGCAAGCTTCACGAACTTTCCGGACAAGCTTTGCGAGACGAGCTATCTGACATTATTAAGATGCACGTGGATGGATTAAA GAGCATTGAACATTTGGAAAGGATTGTCACTCTAGCCATGCTTTTACAGGTCATCGATTGTGTTCTTATTTGGATTTCTATggttttatacattaaaaat AACCTTAGCTTGAATGCGTTCAGTGTACTCGTATTGCTGATTGTAACGACAGCCGAAACGTACGCTCTTTGTGTATTGACAACTCAACTTACGTATGCG AGTTATGCTGTGGCGGATACCGTTTACAACAACTCCAGCTGGAGCACGTTGCCCGTTGATGTACAGAAGGATTTAGCCATGATGCTGCAAAGAGCCCAGAAACGAGAAGGTGTTACTGCAGCCAAATTTTGCTTCATGGACATTGAGCGGTTCGGGGGCATTGCGCGGGCATCGTACTCGATGTTTGTTGTTCTGAAGGATATGTTATGA
- the LOC131679765 gene encoding odorant receptor 85b-like, with amino-acid sequence MVMVSVVAFTFGPITQTLIIHLLNTTNVTDNVDFIITLEQDFYGLDVKRNLLHYFIFETCAVATNYWVAAMFGVTLATIQSIIKSSITLLKLVANRLDRLHEFSGPSLKQELSEIIDLHVDALSCLEQFESYIGWTMLLQLCNCVTIWIMLVLILSSSFDLNTFSVLVLLVVTTGETYAICKWATELSDASAAVGDVSFHAQWYNLPADVQRAHASVVQRAQKREGIKVAGFQYLDMALFEMLVRRSYSIFMVVRDQL; translated from the exons ATGGTCATGGtttcggttgttgcatttacATTTGGGCCTATAACGCAAACATTAATTATTCATCTATTGAACACGACGAATGTGACCGACAATGTTGACTTCATCATCACCTTGGAACAGGA CTTCTATGGGTTGGATGTGAAAAGAAACCTGCTCCATTACTTCATTTTTGAAACTTGCGCTGTGGCCACCAACTACTGGGTGGCAGCAATGTTTGGTGTTACCCTAGCCACCATACAATCCATAATTAAAAGCTCTATTACATTGCTCAAGTTGGTAGCGAACCGGCTAGACAGGCTGCACGAGTTTTCCGGACCGTCCTTAAAGCAAGAATTGTCCGAAATCATCGACTTACACGTGGATGCTCTAAG TTGCTTGGAACAGTTTGAAAGCTACATTGGTTGGACTATGCTACTACAATTGTGCAATTGTGTTACGATCTGGATCATGTTGGTTCTGATTTTGAGCAGT AGCTTTGACTTGAATACGTTTAGTGTGCTGGTTCTGCTGGTGGTAACAACCGGCGAAACATATGCTATTTGTAAATGGGCAACGGAGTTAAGTGATGCG AGCGCAGCTGTAGGAGACGTTTCCTTTCATGCACAGTGGTACAATCTGCCAGCGGATGTTCAAAGGGCACACGCATCGGTTGTGCAAAGGGCTCAGAAGCGCGAGGGTATTAAGGTAGCTGGTTTCCAGTATTTGGATATGGCATTGTTTGAAATGCTGGTTCGAAGGTCGTATTCAATTTTCATGGTAGTACGAGATCAGCTGTAA
- the LOC131686229 gene encoding uncharacterized protein LOC131686229 → MSDSASCLSALEAGTSQHPWIQQIENMLRGRPIKLCWIPGHAGIHGNEEADRLAGEARGNAPLQIAVPGADANNQMKTAIRNQWCRRWSASTEVKLREVKFDTGKWTDRENSAEQRVLTRLRIGHTRLTHDFLLKKTSPPVCDCCGIIVDVRHVILHCRKYDDARRKHDIESTSLRAALRNDRKNEESMVKFLKETNLFKM, encoded by the exons ATGTCTGACTCGGCCAGTTGCTTATCGGCATTAGAAGCTGGCACATCGCAACACCCGTGGATTCAGCAGATTGAAAACATGCTACGAGGCCGTCCAATCAAGCTGTGCTGGATTCCGGGTCATGCTGGTATCCATGGAAACGAAGAGGCAGACCGCCTCGCAGGAGAAGCCAGGGGTAATGCCCCCTTGCAAATAGCCGTTCCGGGAGCAGACGCGAACAACCAAATGaaaacagctatccgaaatcaGTGGTGCCGTCGATGGTCTGCGTCCACTGAAGTAAAACTTCGCGAAGTTAAATTCGACACAGggaagtggactgaccgcgagaattcggcTGAACAGCGAGTACTTACCCGGCTTCGCATAGGGCATACCCGGCTAACACACGACTTTCTGCTAAAGAAAACTTCACCACCAGTGTGCGACTGCTGTGGGATCATTGTAGATGTCCGCCATGTGATCCTCCActgcagaaaatacgacgacgcTAGAAGGAAGCACGATATCGAGTCGACTAGTCTGCGAGCGGCTCTGCGCAACGATAGGAAAAATGAGGAGAGTATGGTAAAATTTCTCAAGGAAACTAACCTATTTAAAAt gtaa